One segment of Trachemys scripta elegans isolate TJP31775 chromosome 1, CAS_Tse_1.0, whole genome shotgun sequence DNA contains the following:
- the MGAT3 gene encoding beta-1,4-mannosyl-glycoprotein 4-beta-N-acetylglucosaminyltransferase, producing MKMRRHKLFLTLCMGGLCLISVLHFLKALSYVTFPRELASLSPNLVYSFFWNNAPVTPQVSPEPGGPEFLRTPLYSHSPLLQPLPPSRASEELHKAEFVLQEDTSEYFVHTKAGGVCFKPGTRMLEKPPAGRTDEREDGAASGHPARKPLSNSGTKRRKWVECMCLPGWHGPSCGVPTVVQYSNLPTKDRLAPREVPRRVINAININHEFDLLEARFHELGDVVDAFVVCESNFTAYGEARPLKFREMLLNGSFDYIRHKVLYVFLDHFPPGGRQDGWIADDYLRTFLTRDGTSRLRNLRPDDIFIIDDADEIPARDGVLFLKLYDGWTEPFAFHMRKSLYGFFWKQPGTLEVVSGCTVGMLHAVYATDGIRLRRREYYTMPGFRQYENSTGHILVQWSLGSPLHFAGWHCSWCFTPEGIYFKLVSAQNGDFPRWGDYEDKRDLNYIRELIRTGGWFDGTTQEYPPADPKEQMYAPKYLLKNYQRFHYLLENPYRRAEGAG from the coding sequence ATGAAGATGAGACGCCACAAGCTCTTTCTGACTCTGTGCATGGGTGGTCTCTGCCTCATCTCCGTCCTGCACTTCCTCAAGGCCCTCTCTTACGTCACCTTCCCCCGGGAGCTGGCTTCGCTTAGCCCCAACCTCGTCTACAGCTTCTTCTGGAACAATGCACCTGTCACGCCGCAGGTCAGCCCTGAGCCAGGAGGGCCGGAGTTTCTCCGCACGCCTCTGTACTCCCAttcacccctgctccagcccctgccacccAGCAGGGCCAGCGAGGAGCTACACAAAGCTGAGTTTGTACTGCAGGAAGACACGTCAGAATATTTTGTCCATACCAAAGCTGGCGGCGTCTGCTTCAAGCCAGGCACCAGGATGTTGGAGAAGCCACCAGCAGGCCGGACGGACGAGAGAGAAGATGGCGCTGCTTCGGGGCACCCAGCTCGCAAGCCACTGAGCAACAGCGGCACAAAGCGGCGCAAGTGGGTGGAGTGCATGTGCCTGCCTGGCTGGCATGGCCCTAGCTGTGGGGTGCCCACTGTGGTCCAGTACTCAAACCTGCCCACCAAGGATCGGCTGGCACCACGTGAAGTACCCCGGCGGGTCATCAATGCCATCAACATCAACCACGAGTTTGACCTCCTGGAAGCTCGTTTCCATGAGCTGGGTGATGTAGTGGACGCCTTCGTGGTCTGTGAGTCGAACTTCACGGCCTATGGCGAGGCGCGCCCACTAAAGTTCCGCGAGATGCTCCTCAATGGCTCCTTCGACTACATCCGCCACAAGGTGCTCTACGTCTTCCTGGACCACTTCCCTCCCGGTGGGCGCCAGGACGGCTGGATTGCCGATGACTACCTGCGCACCTTCCTGACGCGGGACGGCACCTCCCGCCTACGCAACCTGCGCCCGGACGACATCTTCATCATTGACGATGCGGACGAGATCCCGGCCCGCGATGGCGTGCTGTTCCTCAAGCTCTACGATGGCTGGACAGAGCCTTTTGCTTTCCACATGCGCAAGTCCCTCTATGGCTTCTTCTGGAAGCAGCCCGGCACCCTAGAGGTGGTTTCTGGCTGCACAGTGGGGATGCTGCATGCCGTCTACGCCACGGATGGGATCCGCCTCCGCCGCAGAGAGTATTATACTATGCCCGGCTTCCGGCAGTACGAGAACAGCACGGGCCACATTCTGGTGCAGTGGTCGCTGGGCAGCCCCCTCCATTTTGCTGGCTGGCACTGCTCCTGGTGCTTCACTCCAGAGGGCATCTACTTCAAACTGGTGTCAGCCCAGAACGGGGACTTCCCCCGCTGGGGTGACTACGAGGACAAGCGGGACCTCAACTACATCCGGGAACTGATCCGGACTGGTGGCTGGTTCGACGGCACCACCCAGGAGTACCCCCCTGCTGACCCCAAGGAACAAATGTATGCCCCAAAGTACCTGCTAAAGAACTACCAGCGGTTCCACTACCTGCTGGAGAATCCTTACCGGCGGGCAGAAGGGGCTGGATGA
- the MIEF1 gene encoding mitochondrial dynamics protein MID51, whose amino-acid sequence MAGAGERKGKKDDNGIGTAIDFVLSNARLVLGVGGAAMLGIATLAVKRMYDRAISAPSSPTRLSQSGKRSWEEPNWLGSSSRLLNQDMKTNLSRSLQTLPTDPSALDADEFRPAKPKLSAKRSQIELKKSRLRLSLQEKLFAYYRRKVAIPAEEQARAKQAAVDICAELRSFLRAKLPDMPLRDMYLSGSLYDDLQVVTADHIQLIVPLVLEQNLWSCIPGEDTIMNIPGFCLVRRENPEYFPRGSSYWDRCVVGGYLSPKAVADTFEKVVAGSINWPAIGSLLDYVIRPAAPPETLTLEVQYEPERHLLIDFLPSLTLGDTILVARPHRLAQYDNLWRLSLRPAETARLRALDQGDSGCRCLCLKILKAVCKSNPALGRLTASQLTNVILHLAQEESDWSQDVLADRFLQALKGLIGYLEAGVLPSALNPKVNLFSELTPEEVDELGYTLYSSLSEPQVLLQT is encoded by the exons ATGGCAGGTGCTGGAGAGCGCAAGGGGAAGAAGGATGACAACGGCATTGGCACAGCCATCGATTTTGTGCTCTCCAATGCCCGGCTCGTGttgggtgtgggcggagctgccATGCTGGGCATTGCCACGCTGGCTGTCAAACGA ATGTATGACAGGGCAATCAGTGCTCCCAGTAGCCCCACCCGCTTGAGTCAGTCAGGAAAGAGAAGCTGGGAGGAGCCAAACTGGCTGGGGTCCTCATCACGGTTACTGAACCAGGATATGAAGACAAATCTGAGCCGTTCCCTACAGACCCTCCCAACCGACCCTTCAGCTTTAGATGCAG ATGAGTTCCGACCTGCAAAGCCCAAACTGTCTGCCAAGAGGAGCCAAATAGAATTGAAGAAGTCGCGCCTCCGTCTGTCCCTGCAAGAAAAACTCTTTGCCTACTACCGGAGGAAAGTGGCTATCCCAGCAGAAGAGCAGGCCCGGGCCAAGCAGGCAGCTGTAGATATCTGCGCTGAGCTGCGTAGCTTCCTACGTGCCAAGCTGCCAGACATGCCCCTGCGTGACATGTACCTCAGTGGCAGCCTGTATGATGATCTGCAG GTAGTGACAGCTGATCACATTCAGCTCATTGTGCCTCTGGTCTTGGAGCAGAACCTGTGGTCATGCATTCCAGGTGAGGACACCATCATGAACATCCCTGGCTTCTGCCTGGTGCGTCGGGAAAACCCAGAGTACTTCCCCCGTGGGAGCAGCTACTGGGACCGCTGTGTGGTGGGGGGCTACCTCTCCCCCAAGGCTGTGGCAGACACCTTTGAGAAAGTAGTGGCAGGCTCCATTAATTGGCCAGCTATTGGGTCCCTCCTGGACTATGTGATCCGTCCAGCAGCACCCCCAGAGACCCTGACACTGGAAGTCCAGTATGAGCCAGAGCGACACCTTCTTATTGACTTCCTGCCATCCCTGACACTTGGTGACACCATCCTGGTGGCCAGACCCCACCGATTGGCCCAGTATGACAATCTATGGCGACTGAGCCTGCGGCCAGCAGAGACAGCTCGCCTGCGGGCCCTGGACCAAGGTGATTCTGGCTGCCGTTGCTTGTGCCTCAAGATTCTCAAAGCTGTGTGCAAGTCAAACCCAGCACTGGGCCGCCTCACTGCCAGCCAACTCACCAATGTCATCCTGCATCTGGCCCAAGAGGAGTCTGACTGGTCCCAAGATGTGCTAGCTGACCGCTTTCTGCAGGCACTGAAGGGACTGATTGGCTACTTGGAGGCTGGGGTCTTACCCAGTGCTCTGAATCCCAAGGTGAACTTGTTTTCAGAGCTCACCCCTGAAGAAGTGGATGAGTTGGGCTACACTCTCTACAGCTCCCTCTCAGAGCCACAGGTCTTGCTGCAGACGTAA